Part of the Candidozyma auris chromosome 4, complete sequence genome, AAGCGAAGCTTTTGGTGCAAAAAATGATAATGCGTACATGATGTATAATGCTGGCAACTTGACAGCTATAAACAAAGGATTCATGAGGAATTTTTTCATGGGCAGCTGAACGCCCTCCTCGGGCATGAACGGAGAAATTCCAGTGCCCTTGTCTCTCCAATTTGAAAACTTCTCCATTCAGTATTGATAGTAGCACTTGAGAGAATCTGGAGACCACTTCTTGTGAAGAGTTGCACGTGCTTGCTTTGCACGCGACGGTAACCACGTGATGGAGACTTCACTGGCTTCGTATTTCGGTGGCAACAAGGGCACCAGTGGCGGGAGGTGTTTTGCAGgccattttgaagagcaacaAAGCCGCATAACCCctattcaaaaattttgttGGTCATGCTTCTGGGTGCAATATCTTGTGATGTGTTTACTGGCGCACCTGCGTGCTCTCATTTACACAGGTAGCCAGACACAGGGAGAGGTGGCTGCTAAAAGTTGGAAATCGACACAAACGACATACTTTGATTTTCATTTGACAACAATCCATTTATAAATTGTGCTGATTTTAGGCAAGCCATCTATATCATGCTTAGTGTAACCCGCAACAAGTCTATGACCTCCGCTGACGTTAGGCTCGGTGATGACTGGGAAAACATCGTATTGTCAAACTTGGAACTGTCTAAGATAGGAAATAGAGTGCTTGCCAGCCATTAGAACAGATAGATTCAGATTCAACTACAATAGCATTTCATGTAACATTATTGACCACATACTAATATACACAGCAAGACAGCCCGTGCTGCTTGCGATATAATACTCTgagaaaaatcaattttCCAGCACTTACAACTCTTGGGAAGCATTCGAGGTAGCCTTCTTGGTTGGCAACAACGACTGGTGGATGTTTGGCAACACACCACCCTGGGCAATGGTGACATGGCccaacaacttgttcaactccTCATCGTTTCTGATGGCCAACTGCAAGTGTCTTGGGATGATTCTcgacttcttgttgtctCTGGCAGCGTTACCAGCCAACTCCAAGATTTCGGCAGCCAAGTACTCCAACACAGAGGTCAAGTACACTGGGGCACCGGAACCGACTCTCTGGGCGTAGTTACCCTTTCTCAACAATCTGTGGACTCTTCCCACTGGGAAGGTCAAACCAGCCTTAGCGGATCTGGAAGTGGATGCTTTCTCAGAGGAACCTGCTTTACCTTTGCCACCGGACATTATTGATAGTTAAATTTGTTTGAttagatgaagaagaaagataGAATGGAGATGTGCGAGCACTTGCTTATATATGCAAGGACCTACCAACGAAGTTCAAGGTTGCAAAGGGCGCGCAGTGCTGCAAAGTGCTCAGGGAGAGAGCAGGCGACCTGGAGGCGAGTGCGCGAGGAGCGGACAGAGAGTTACGCCAGGATGACGGTAAATGTGAGCACGAAGCGAGCAGAGGGTCGCGCCAGCGAGTGTTTGGAGCCATTCACTTGGGCAGCGAAAAATCTATGGAGCCTGGGCCTCAGAAACTTGGGGCCTGGGCTAGGTGCAGAAAATGGGCTTGCTGAGGTCAATTGAGGCTGCTCATTGAATTAGTAGCGTTTTattttttggttttggaAATTTTCAACTGGTGACGCTGACATTGGTACACTTTGTCACATTATCCGTTGTTTCCTTCACGTCTTTGCATCCACGACTTCGTGTTTGGCAATGTCTCACTTGTCTCACTGTACACCATGGGAGATTCCCGTCACggtttgtttgttttgtCGGTGAATCGCTCGCTCGTTCTCTTCGATGCCAGATGTATTCTCTGtcatggctgcgaaatccCAATTAGGCAATAATGTCGTCGCATGGTCAGCACCAGAGGCCCACACGAAAACGTCACAACCCTCTTCAATCAGTGTGAAACTTGGTAGCCCTGCTCCTATTAGTCCCTTTATTTTATTATTATACCGACACTCTATGTTCCTTGTCAATTGCGCGAGTTCAACCGACCTTCGCTGAGGCAtccacgacattgtcgcgGTAACGgtttctctctcttcatcactTCCTCTTCCCTCATCGTGCTCACAATTACACCCAAGGCGCGCTCTCCTCGCACTCACTCTCCTCGCCGCTCCTCGCTCGCCTTATTCTTCCTCAACCCAACCTGCACCTGGAGTGGCGCCCCCAGGAATAATCCCAACTATATATGAAGGGAGCTTCGCAATCTTGCAaacactttctttttcatccCACATCAACTAAATCTATCAACCATGGCACCAaaagcagagaagaaaccagCCTCCAAGGCCCCAGCCGAGAAGAAGCCAGCCGCCAAGAAGACCGCCTCTTCTGGtgagccaaagagaaagaccAAGACCAGAAAGGAGACTTACTCCTCTTACATCTacaaggtgttgaagcAGACCCACCCAGACACTGGTATCTCCCAGAAGGCCATGTCTATCATGAACTCCTTTGTCAACGATATCTTTGAGAGAGTGGCTTCCGAGGCTTCCAAGTTGGCTGCCTACAACAAGAAGTCCACCATCTCCGCTAGAGAAATCCAGACCGCCGTCAGATTGATCTTGCCTGGTGAGTTGGCCAAGCACGCTGTCTCCGAAGGTACCAGAGCTGTCACCAAGTACTCCTCTGCTGCCAACTAAGTTATGCCGCCTATTTTGTTTGCTTCACTGTGTGATAGCACTGGTGCATGACTGGCTGCTCCCAGTGTAATGTATTTGTATATTAGTAATGGAAATGTATTGGACATTATGCGATGTAGATGCCTTACTTCTGATGGCAAATTCACATCGAGCTAGTGAATAGTTTGTTGATCTTACTTTAGTCTCAATGTAAACAAACCCTGATGCTTTGGGGTTCTACTAAACTCATAAATCACGTTTATTAAAGGACCTGCCTTGGGGCAAGCACCTTATTTTGTTGACTTTGGGTCCACGAATCGGTCGATATACCCTGGTAGCATCAACCCACACGTAAAGTTAAACAAGTGGTGCAACCAGTACGTATGGCGGACCCCGTAGACCATGCAGTAGAAAATGGTATACATCAGCATCGCCACAATCGTCTTGAAGTAAAGGTCCTTGCCGTCTCCCTTCTTTGGTAATGGAATCCATTCTTTGTATTGACTTTGGAGCAGCACAAGCGCAAAAATCGGTGCTATTGCAAGGAGATTGTGGTGTGACGAGAAAGGCGTAGCCCAATTGATATTGAAATTGTGAACAAACACAATCAAAACGGGAATGCTGATAGGTAACACCCAGAGCATCACCATCATTACTCCCATATTGAAATTAAGAGCTGTTCGAGCGTTTCTATTCGCCATAAGTTTCACAACAGTGACCACTTGTACCGTCAAGGAGATAACATAGGCGAATTGATACGGCAAGTAGAAGGAAACAAGAACCATCAACAATACCATCCCCCCTACCTTGCTCTTGCGTACTTTGACATGCTGTgactctttctcttctaGGTTCCTTGATAGAAGTCTTGTAATACGACCGACGTAGACAATTGCGGAGCCTGCAAGGAGCAAGAGATTGTACCCAAGCCAGTTGATTCCAAGCGCCACAGTAAAAAACAAGGGTccaaaaaaccaaagacAGCCCTCTTCCAAACCTAAGTATAGGGTATGGAGAGTGTACTCTGGGTGTAAACTCACATGAATCTCATTCTTGCTATGCAATGTGACTGGGTCAATTCTGTTGAGAATGCTCTGAACAACTCCGTTCTTCACAACTGAAGTGAGCGATCCAAGGACGATGAAAATCATAAGTAGCCACttgaagttgcaaatgcaTCCAAGGCCATACATGTGGTCGGGAAACTTGCCTGTCTCATAATACTTGAGCAGCTGGAACACGAAGATTAATAACGAAACAGCAAGACAGTGGGCTACCACAGCTAGTCTATAACGAAGGACCAAAAGTTTTAAGCTTCCCCAGAAATCAACAGAAAATATGACCACGACATCTTTTGACGAGTCATCTTTGCTGGAAAACCCCGGCTCGGCCCAAAGCTCGAGGTTGATACCTTGTTGGGTCCTTGTGTTCTGAAAAGGAGTGTAAGGAGCAACAGCATGCACGCTAAGGTGTGTCGCTTTATCGTTTCTAATATTAATGTACCATTTACTTTCGTAAGGATCATCTCTCCATTCACGAATAAAGGGTGTGAAGCTGTGCTCTTCTAAATCTAAGTTTTTAAACACAACTTTGTATGCTAGGACGCTTGACCAAGCACCTGGAATATAAATATTGAATGACATCAGGCGATCTTTTGGTAAGGTTTTCTTGACATCCTTTAAAAGTAACCCGCTTAGGTCAGACTCCATCGTTGCATTTGTATTGTTGGCAGATGTGAGCTGGGCAATAGCGAAATGAGATTCAGGTGCCTTGAAAGGTTCATGCATGACTATCATGTCGTACTTGCCAAGAACTTGAGGCTCTAATTTGAGAGCGTAAAATGGGTTCTTCTCGCCATCAAACGAGGAATCCATAATTCTCTCCACATCTTTGCTCAGTCGCGGAACCTGGCGAATGTAAGAATACAAGTCGAGGCAACGATGTTCAGCAGATATGTTGAATCGTTCTCCTTCCCTACCTTCATTTGCATTTCGGCAAAGAAGCAAGCTGGACGTCTCGGTTTCAGCGGTAGCTGACTCCTCCCAAGTAGTAAGGCGATGCAGCGAAAGAAAGTAAAATGTAGCATCAGGCTCAAGTTTGAAAATATTCTTCCTGAGACTGTGTTCGTTTTGGTTATCTAACCTAACAACTAGGTTCGGACCATGCATGTCCACATCGGATGCAGCTAAAGTCAATTGTACAAAGTCGCCCGACTCACCGATGTCTTGCTCCGTGTATTTCTCGAAGCCAGTCATGAATATATCGCGCAGAATCCGcattctcttctccaaaggTACTGTTCTGTGTGGCGACGTGATGTCAGCAATGCTCAATAGCCATCTTGCGATCAGTCGTCTGAGCTGCCTACACCAAACTATAGCCAAATGATCTGAAGGAGTCCACACATCAGGTATACCGGTAGTGAACACGGTGAATCCATTGCTTGGCGGTACAAGGTAGCCAAGAGTTGTGTAGTCTGCGGGTAAAATGGTATCTAGAAGACCACCAGTAATGGAGATCACAGAGACGTTGTGAAGACGTTGCTGGGCCAAAGATGGCACCGGTAAGGTCAGCTGCAGGTGGAAGCCATCATACCAGAACTGGTCAATCTTTGAATAAACTCGTAGAAGATCACCATCAAATGTAAGTGGAGGCGCTGAGtgaggtgaagaaagcgTGAGAATAGTGTTCACAGATCCGGGCACGTAATTAGGCAAAGTCAACATGAGTCTGGCTACAATACCGCCCATTGAATGGCCAatcaagatcaacgagGTTGGAGGCGTTTCGTGCTTAGCATAAAGCAGCAAAATAAACGCCACAGCATCGTTGAGAAATTCAGCTTGATCTAGGATCGTGCGTCCATGAAAGGCCAGGTAGTCCTCGTTGAAAtcagcagcaaaaaaatcgtagtttttttgtttgtcgTTATCAACAACATTAAtgttctcatcaaaaaatAATATCGACGTCTCAGCGGCGATCAGCCGGACTTGCCGGTAGGAACCAGCGTTGCCAGGAATGAACAAGATGGGGATCCCGTCGAGTGCCTCGAAACCTTCTCCTTCCTTCTCTGGAATCAGGTCCTTTCCCTGCTCTCTATACAACCACAACGAGTACTTCGAAGCGAATTTGGTATGCTGTTCATCGAAAGAGCGTATTCGAGCATACGATGGGTACATGGACACGGTTCGACACTCTGGGGCGTCTGCACCCTCGTATTTTGCAAACATGTACGACGAAGCAATCAAGTAGAGTATGAGAAGGCCCATCAGGGCCCATAGAAACACGACTCGTCGGGTGTCCATGTACTAAAGAAACTGGGAGGGGCCGATTGCACTGGGTAGGTTAAAGAGAAGGTTGATGTTTTCGCGCTGTGAGAGAAGCTCGCTACTACAGGATGCAGCGATAAAGATTGGAGAGCAGTAGAAATATGAAATTCAGGAGAAGCGCAAGGGATTGGAAGTGAAGTGTTGTTAGGGTGTTGTGAAGCGTTGAGGAGATTCTATTAATTTCGAGAATTGAATGGTTGGGTTGGCAAGTGACTGATAGGGAGATGGAAGGGAGGCataaaatggctgcgaaaagacTACAGTGTGACACTATGGTGTGGGAGGCAGATCCCGGGCAATCAGCACAGAAAGTAGACGAccaagaaagagctctAGTGATATTTTGGGTGATGTCACAAATCCTGAGTAGCTTGGTTTTCTCCTTGGAAGCCTTCTTTACTGAATCATATGCTGGCAGGAAAAAATAGGAGTGCTAACGGCTACATCTGGCCGGTGTGCCCGATTGAATATGAAGGCAAGGTTAGGTCCTAAATAATGGGCTAAATTTGTCAATTGTGCAAGTTGGTGACAGAATTCAGAAGTACAAATCCGTTTCTGTTATCTGCCAAAATCACAAGGTGATAGGCAGATAGAACGAGCAGGCACACTGTACTACCACAGTCACACAAACAATTCACGAAATGCCACCAAGGCAGTTTGATGCTTGATATTGACTTTACAGACTCCTGCATCCCCCTCCTATGATTTTTCAGCTACTACTCATTCCTCAGCCGTATATGTGAGATCCCCGATAGCTTCGACACTTAAAAGTACAGTGTGCAACATCATGAGAGTGAGATTCTCATAGGTGCATCCCGAACTCTCACCTGCTCAATAGCTCAACTCacgaagaggaaaaaaaaatcaaagagaATTTAATCTAacttttgatgaggaaaagGACGATTGGAATCACTGGGGTAAGACATCTGGTCTGCATACTGCCCACACGAACGGTACTCTGCATATCCCCAGATTATGACATCACAAGCAATCCAATCTCGACAAACATATCTTACACACCAACAcccacaacaacaaaatgGACAGAATAGAGTTGGTTACGCAGCCGTCTAGCGAAAAGCTTACTGAAGAGCAAGTCAAGCAAAACACTCTTCACAAGCTTCAGCATTTGGTGCAAGAGACCAAGGAGGACGAAAAGGGAAAGGAGGGGGAAAAGCAGACAAAGCTGCCATCTCCCGAGGTCGACGCTGACGGATTTGAGATACCTCCGGGAAAGATTCCGCTTGATGGCAACTTTTCCACAAGCGAAGTAAAAGAAATGATAGAATTGGCGCAGGAAGGTGGTATTTTGGATAGCGATTTGGATGTGAAGGTCGTTGAGAAGAGCGCTTTGGGGAACAAGGTTGTGGTTTCAgaaaaggaggaggaagacgagaggaagaagaagcagcacGATGGAGAAACagaggagaaggatgaAAACCAGGGGAATGGAGAaatcgaggaagaaaaagaagagtaaCTGCGCCTCGGACCGATACCCTCATTTATTACTATTAGTATATTTATTAGCTAAAGCTGTTGACTTACAGTATTAAGAACTTCCTAGAATTAAATTTGTATTATGCGCCTCAC contains:
- the HTA2 gene encoding histone H2A, which encodes MSGGKGKAGSSEKASTSRSAKAGLTFPVGRVHRLLRKGNYAQRVGSGAPVYLTSVLEYLAAEILELAGNAARDNKKSRIIPRHLQLAIRNDEELNKLLGHVTIAQGGVLPNIHQSLLPTKKATSNASQEL